In the Mytilus trossulus isolate FHL-02 chromosome 1, PNRI_Mtr1.1.1.hap1, whole genome shotgun sequence genome, one interval contains:
- the LOC134725474 gene encoding ubiquitin-like protein 4A isoform X2 yields the protein MQEPVRFQVSASHTVADVKQILWMQTSMSIDEQNLVYKGKTLADDKRLSDYKISDGDKLFLFHKKRQMTGTPDACVISAKDITWGKLEFFLKRHFTLQDAEKVATEFKKDFYNRIDGLSLDDIERLAICHLLTHR from the exons gTTTCTGCTAGTCACACAGTAGCAGATGTAAAACAGATCTTATGGATGCAAACATCAATGTCCATTGATGAGCAGAATTTGGTATACAAGGGTAAAACTTTAGCAG atGACAAACGTTTGAGTGATTACAAAATATCTGATGGAGACAAACTGTTTCTGTTTCATAAGAAAAGACAAATGACCGGTACACCAGATGCATGTGTAATATCAGCTAAAGATATTACCTGGggaaaattagaattttttttgaaaagacATTTTACTCTTCAAGATGCTGAAAAAGTAGCTACAGAATTCAAAAAG gATTTCTACAACAGAATAGATGGTCTCAGTTTGGATGATATAGAGAGATTAGCCATTTGTCATCTCCTTACTCATAGATGA